The window CGCTCGACCTGCGGCTGATGGCCGACGACGTCGCCGCAATGATCGACCACCTCGGGCTCGACCGCCCGGATGTCGTCGGCTTCTCTCTCGGCGGCGGAGTCGCGACGATGACAGCGGTGCGGCACCCGGACAAGGTCCGCCGCCTGGTGTCGCTCTCGGCCAACATCCGGCGCTCAGCGATCTACCCGGAGATGCTGGCGCAGCAGGGCCAGGTGAGCGGGGCGGTCGCCGAGTCCCTCAAGGGCACGCCGATGTACGACCTCTACCAGCGTGTCGCGCCGCGGCCCGAGGACTTCCCCCGGCTGCTGGACAAGGTCGGCGAGCTCATGTCGCACGACTTCGACTTCACCGAGGAGGTCCGCGGCCTGCAGGTGCCGACACTGATCGCCGCGGCGGATGCCGACATGGCGCCGCCCAGCCACTACGTCGAGGTCTTCGGCCTGCTCGACGGCGGCCAGCGCGACGGCGGCTGGATGGGGGAGGGCCGACCCAAGGGCGGCCACGCCCTAGCGATCATCCCCGGCACCACGCACTACGACGTGGGCGAGTCACCCCTCTTCGCCGCCGTGGTCCTCGACTTCCTCCGCGACGACCCGGCCTGAGCGCGGTCAGCCGGTCGAGCCCGGCGCCGGTTGTGTCGCGGCGGGTGACGGGCGGTGACGTGTCTCGGTCGAGAGCAGTGCCATGACGAGCGCGGAGGCCATCACGCCGGCGGTCACGCCCCACGCGGCGGAGAAGCCGTAGGCATCGGACAGCCAGCCGGCCAGCAGCGGCCCGACAACCGCTCCGAGGTCGGCCGCCATCTGGAAGGCGGCGACCACCGTGCCGCCCCGGCCGGACACGACGTCCCCGACCGCGGCGCTCGGTGCCACGGTGAGGAATGCCGACGCGACGCCGAAGAAGGCCATCGCGACGACGTAGACGGCCAGCGACTCGTGGACGGCGAGCGCACCGAGGCTCACCGTGGCGAGGGCGCCGCCGGCGATCATCCCCGGGCGTCGGCCGACCCGGTCG of the Actinomycetes bacterium genome contains:
- a CDS encoding alpha/beta hydrolase encodes the protein MTTTDESTDAQRSGRYVEVNGISLWVATHGSGRPLILLHGGLMSGETFGPVLPALAARHQVFTVDLQGHGRTKDIDRPLDLRLMADDVAAMIDHLGLDRPDVVGFSLGGGVATMTAVRHPDKVRRLVSLSANIRRSAIYPEMLAQQGQVSGAVAESLKGTPMYDLYQRVAPRPEDFPRLLDKVGELMSHDFDFTEEVRGLQVPTLIAAADADMAPPSHYVEVFGLLDGGQRDGGWMGEGRPKGGHALAIIPGTTHYDVGESPLFAAVVLDFLRDDPA
- a CDS encoding MFS transporter yields the protein DRVGRRPGMIAGGALATVSLGALAVHESLAVYVVAMAFFGVASAFLTVAPSAAVGDVVSGRGGTVVAAFQMAADLGAVVGPLLAGWLSDAYGFSAAWGVTAGVMASALVMALLSTETRHRPSPAATQPAPGSTG